GGAAATTTACCGAGCGGAGAGTGATCCGTTAAGCCAGACCGGTTTTCAGGCTTGGTGATGGGAGAACCGTTATCAACACGCGGAGAGATCGAAACGATCGCCTCGCGTTGTCGGATGAGAGATGACAATAAACTCCACGGGTAATGCACTGTCGTTCCTGGCCTGATGTTTTGCTCCCGGCGGAATTTCAACTCCCTGCCGGGCCTTGATTTCATGTTTAACCCCTTCCAGCTCCATGGTCAGATTCCCCTCAAGAACGTAAAAAAACTGTCTGGACACCGAGTGAAAGTGCCGCTTTTCGTGCGTATATGGAGGCATTTTTTCATGAATAATAAGCATGTCCTGCCGGTTGAGCAGATACCACCCGTCGCAATTATCGCCCCAGATATAATGCTCCGCGTTCTCTTTTGAAATCATGGTCCTTCTCCTGTTTACACTCTTCGTTCAAACCTGGCTAAAGCGATTACTTATTGAGCAAATGTGAAGTTCGTATATCAATTGTTGATATTGGGGAATCTATAGTTTTGTAAACGTATAGAAATTGTCAACACATGATCGTTAGGCATTTCATTTCCCATAGGGTAAGAGTCAAAAACTATCATGAAGCAAAAGCTTGTATTGACCGATGAAGATTTACTGGCAAAAGGTAACGATCGCTACGTCTTCCAGCATCCACACGATAGTCAGCTGCTGATTAAAGTGGTTATTCCCGGTATTGTGAAATACAAAAGTAAAGTGCGTGAAGTCTATCGGGATGTCAAAGAGTGCAAGCCGAATAACCAAACGGACTCGCTTTATATCCAAAAGATTGAAGGCCTTGTTGAAACAAACAGGGGCGTAGGACAAGTTATTGTGAAGGAGTGCGATGAGCATAGCGATATCGCGCCAACGCTTTATCAGCTTGCGCTGAACAAAGAGCTTGATGCCGGTAAGCTGCAAAAGCTGAACGCGTTTTTAGCATGGTTTGTCACTACCGGCGTCATTATTAACTCCCTGCACTGTAAAAACATCGTCTACGCCTGGGACAGCGCGCGCCAGGAATATCGTTTCAAGGTTATTGATGGGTTCGGTGACAAAACGCTTTTTCAACTCAGCAAGCTTTCAGGGGTCATACGCGATAAAAACAAGCTCAAATGTCTTAAGCGGATGCTCAGAGACTTGAACAGACTGCAACAGGCGTAAGCAGCCACCCCCTATTTATAGGGGGTGGCGAGCGCCTCTCATACCTTAGCTACAATGCCTGCGGCCTCCCCCTACTCCCGCTCTTTACAACGTATCCAGAACGATCGTCTGCGCGCCCTGTCATCAATCAGAACGTTCCAATTTTGCCTTTTAGGTGCTAGAGTTTAAACAAAATGATGCCAGGCTTTTTATTCCATCATACTTATCGCATGATATTTATTGAAAAAGGCTTATATGATCACTGTAAACTCGAATACGAAAGAACGATACAGTAAAACCATAGAAAAGTTTTTAAATGACAACCACAGAGAGAACTGGTTGAATTTATATTACCATTTCTCTGCCCTGGACTATCAAAACCCCGTATTGACCCCAGCGGATCTTTACCAAGAGCTATTCCATGCCGTACAACTGGCCAGAGTGTTTCCTGATGGCAAGACATTTGCTGACTGCACGGCTAAAATGGCACCCGAGCTTATTTTAGAGCAATATCGGGCAAGGTCTTCCCTTCCTGATTTCAACCTGGCACTGTTCGTTCATGAGCACTTTTACACTCCCTATGTGAACGAAAGCAATTATGTTTCCGATAGCCCGAAGTCTTTACAAAAACATATTGAAGATCTCTGGCCCATACTGACCAAGGTTTCGGTAAAAAATGAGTACTCCTCGCTGCTGGACCTCCCTTACCCGTATATCGTGCCGGGGGGTCGTTTTGGTGAGACTTTTTACTGGGATTCGTACTTCGCCATGCTTGGCTTCGTCGACAGTGGTCGCCCTGATTTATTGAAAGATATGACCGATAATTTTGCATGGTTAATAGATCAGTACGGTCATATCCCCAACGGCAACAGGACCTATTTCCTTAGCCGCTCTCACCCGCCTGTTTTTTCGCTGATGTTAGAGCTGATAGAGGAAAAGGGACTCGCAAATGCTGATGATTATATTGAGCAGTTGCTAAGAGAGTACAGTTTTTGGATGGAAGGCAGTAATAAAATAGTGCCCGGCCAGGCTTTGCGGCATGTTGTAGCCCTGGATGATGGTTCGATACTCAATCGCTATTGGGATGAAAGAGACAGCCCACGGGATGAATCATGGGCCGAAGATATTGAAACGGCTAACATAAGCGGCCGTGAACACAGGGAGGTTTATCGCGAACTGCGCTCGGCCGCAGCCTCAGGCTGGGATTTTTCATCACGCTGGCTAGATGAAACCAACTTGCTCAGTAGTATAAGAACTACCGCATTTATCCCAATAGATTTAAACGCGTTTCTGTTTAATCTTGAGAGAAAAATTTCTGAAATCCTATTGAGAACGGGAAAAACCAATCAGTCCAAAGAGTTTAGATCAATCTATCTCAGGCGTAAAAAAGCTATCAATAAGCATCTGTGGGATAGCGCTTCCGGGGTATATCGTGACTATGACTGGGAGAATAAATGTTTTGGCGCGTTCTCGGCCGCTTCTCTGACGCCCTTTTTCGTAAAAATGAGTTCGGAAAAAAAAGCACACTCTTCAGTCCAGGCTGTAAGAAACACGCTGCTCACCCCTGGAGGCATTCTCAGTACCGCTTTAGATACCGGGGAGCAATGGGATAAACCCAATGCCTGGGCTCCTCTACAGTGGATGGCAGTGATTGGCTTTGAAAATTATGGCGAGAAAGAGCTGGCTCAGGAAATAGCGACTAACTGGATCCACACGGTTGACCAGTTTTATCAAAAACACCATAAACTGGTTGAAAAATATGACATAACTAATAAAGAAAGTCTTCCAGGCGGAGGGGGTGAATATCCGTTACAGGATGGTTTTGCATGGACTAATGGCGTTACCTATCAACTCTTAATGAGATACAGCAATTAAATAGTGCAGTTCGTTAACCTGACGTTTTACCCAAGCACACTTTAAGAAACAACAAATATAGTGTGATCTCGCTCGACAATTGGAACGTTCCTACTTACGCAAAAAATCACTCGTCACTAAGATGAGCACTACTTAAAACCGTCTTACTAATGTGTTGGACATTGACTATGGCTAAGAAAGCAAATATTCAAGATATTGATAAGCTTATACTTCTGGTTGGCGGCGTTGACAATATTGCAGCGGTAACCCACTGCATCACCCGGCTTCGCTTCGTTCTGAACGATGCATCCAAAGCACAGCCGAAAGAAATTGAAGCGCTGCCAATGGTTAAGGGCTGCTTTACTAATGCCGGGCAGTTTCAGGTCGTCATTGGTACCGATGTCGATGACTGGTACCAGGTGCTGCTGAAACAAACGCAAATGACCGGCATGGATAAAGAAAGCGCTAAACGCGTTGCCCGTCAAAACATGAAATGGCACGAAAGCCTGATCTCTCATCTGGCTGAAATATTCTTTCCTCTGCTGCCAGCCCTTATCAGTGGTGGTTTGATTTTAGGTTTTCGTAATGTCATCGGCGATCTGCCATTACATAATAATGAACCCCTGATTAACGCGTCAGCGGTGTGGAAAAATATCTACGATTTCCTGTGGTTGATTGGTGAGGCGATATTCTTTTACATCCCGGTAGGTATTTGCTGGTCGGTGATGCGAAAAATGGGGGGTACACCGATACTCGGTATCGTACTCGGCATCACCCTGGTTTCGCCGCAGTTGATGAATGCTTACATGCTGGGACAGCAGGTGCCAGAAATATGGGATTTTGGCCTGTTTACCATTGAAAAAGTAGGTTATCAGGCACAGGTGATCCCCTCTGTACTGGCAGCAATGGCCCTCGCGTGGTTGGAAATCAATCTTAAGCGTATTGTGCCCGACTATCTTTCACTGGTGATCGTGCCGGTCGTGTCGCTGATTATTGCTGTTTTTCTGGCCCATACCCTTATCGGTCCCTTTGGCCGAATCGTCGGCGATGGTATCGCGTGGGGCGTCAGCCATCTGATGACGGGTCCTTTCGCCCCTATCGGTTCAGCGCTGTTTGGTTTCCTGTATGCGCCGCTCGTAATCACCGGTGTACATCAGACCACGCTGGCAATCGACCTTCAGCTTATCCAGAACATGGGTGGCACACCGGTCTGGCCGATCATTGCCCTCTCTAATATGGCGCAGGCCTCCGCCGTACTCGGCATTATATTAATCAGTAAAAAAACAAACGAGCGTGAAATTTCCGTTCCCGCCGCTGTTTCCGCCTACCTCGGCGTCACCGAGCCCGCGATGTATGGCATCAACATGAAATATCGCTTTCCGATGCTGTGCGGCATGGTGGGTTCCAGCTGCGCCGGTCTGGTCTGTGGTCTCTTCGGCGTAACCGCCAGTGGCATCGGCGTCGGTGGTTTACCGGCGATCCTCTCAATACAAACGCGTTACTGGTCTGTCTTCGGCGCGGCAATGATGGTTGCCATTGTGATCCCACTGGTGCTGACCATCGCTATCTACAAGAGAAAACAGGCTTCAGGCAAGCTTCTGGTTGTTTAATAGAGGAACAATGGACACATGAAAAATGATATCCACTGGTGGCAAAACGGCGTTATCTACCAGATCTACCCACGCAGTTTTCAGGACAGTACAGGAAACGGCATCGGTGATATCAATGGTATCACCCGTCGCCTGGATTACCTGCAGTGGCTGGGCGTCAGCGCCATCTGGCTGACGCCAATCTACTCTTCGCCCCAGATAGACAATGGCTATGACGTTGCGGACTATTACGATATCGATCCTCTGTTCGGCACCATGGAAGATTTCGATAATCTGATTGCGGCCGCCCATGAACGGCAGATAAAAGTGGTTATGGATATGGTGTTTAACCATACTTCAACGCAGCATGCCTGGTTCAAATCGGCCGCTGGCGATCGCCTGAGCCCTTGGCGCGATTTTTATATCTGGCGCGACGGAAAAGGAGCCCTGCCGCCTAATAACTGGCACTCAAAATTTGGCGGAAGCGCGTGGCAGTGGCATGAAGAGAGCCAGCAATACTATCTGCACTCTTTTTCCCCTGAGCAGGCCGATCTCAACTGGGAGAACCCGGACGTGCGTAACGCGTTAAAAGCGGTATGTCACTTCTGGGCGGATAAAGGGATCGACGGACTGCGGCTGGATGTCATTAACCTGGTTTCGAAGCATCCCGATTTTCCGGACGATCACGAAGGAGACGGCCGTCGCTACTACACCGACGGACCCGCCATTCATGATTTTCTGGAAGAGATGAGCCGGGATGTTTTTCAACCCCGCGGGCTAATGACGGTCGGCGAAATGTCATCCACACAGCTGGCTCACTGCCAGCGTTACGCTCGGCTGGATGGCAAAGAGCTGTCGATGACCTTTAATTTCCACCATCTTAAAATAGATTATGATGAGGGCAAAAAGTGGAACCGCGGTACGCCAGATCGCGTTCATCTGAAAAAGATATTTGCAGAGTGGCAGCGCGGCATGCATGGCCTGGCATGGAATGCGCTCTTCTGGTGTAATCACGATCAGCCACGCATCGTCTCCCGCCTGGGTGACGACGGCCCTCTGCGTGAAGTTTCTGCAAAAATGCTGGCGATGGTATTACATGGTATGCAGGGCACGCCTTATATTTTTCAGGGTGAAGAGATTGGGATGACCGATCCGCATTTTAAGCATATCGATCACTATCGCGATGTAGAGAGCCTTAATATTTATCAAACTCTTATTGCAGCGGGTATCTCTGAGGAGCACGTTCTGGCGATCCTGGAGAAGAAGTCGCGTGATAACAGCAGAACGCCCGTGCAATGGGACAATAGCGTTAACGCAGGCTTCACCAGTGGTAAAAGCTGGATTGACGTAGCAGAGAATTATGATGTCATTAACGTTGAGCAGGAACGGTTGAATGAACAATCTGTTCTGAATACCTATCGCCGTTTAATTGCGCTGCGAAAAAGCCTACCTGTATTGACGCTTGGCGATTATACCGATATGGATCCGCTGAGTGAGCGCATCTGGTGCTACAAACGAGAGGATAAAGATAATAGCTTATTGGTGCTGGCTAATCTCACACCTGATACAGTCGCAATTGATGACTATTTTGGCGAGGAAGAACGCTGGCGTCTGCTGTACGGTAATTATGATAGCACTCAGGATAGTGTAGATTCACTGCGTCCTTATGAATGCATGTGGTGGATAAAATAACCCGCTTTCACAAAGAGTAATGCCGACGTCTATTTGATGATACACGTCGGTAATCGCTA
Above is a genomic segment from Enterobacter sp. C2 containing:
- a CDS encoding YrbL family protein, whose translation is MKQKLVLTDEDLLAKGNDRYVFQHPHDSQLLIKVVIPGIVKYKSKVREVYRDVKECKPNNQTDSLYIQKIEGLVETNRGVGQVIVKECDEHSDIAPTLYQLALNKELDAGKLQKLNAFLAWFVTTGVIINSLHCKNIVYAWDSARQEYRFKVIDGFGDKTLFQLSKLSGVIRDKNKLKCLKRMLRDLNRLQQA
- the treB gene encoding PTS trehalose transporter subunit IIBC, whose amino-acid sequence is MAKKANIQDIDKLILLVGGVDNIAAVTHCITRLRFVLNDASKAQPKEIEALPMVKGCFTNAGQFQVVIGTDVDDWYQVLLKQTQMTGMDKESAKRVARQNMKWHESLISHLAEIFFPLLPALISGGLILGFRNVIGDLPLHNNEPLINASAVWKNIYDFLWLIGEAIFFYIPVGICWSVMRKMGGTPILGIVLGITLVSPQLMNAYMLGQQVPEIWDFGLFTIEKVGYQAQVIPSVLAAMALAWLEINLKRIVPDYLSLVIVPVVSLIIAVFLAHTLIGPFGRIVGDGIAWGVSHLMTGPFAPIGSALFGFLYAPLVITGVHQTTLAIDLQLIQNMGGTPVWPIIALSNMAQASAVLGIILISKKTNEREISVPAAVSAYLGVTEPAMYGINMKYRFPMLCGMVGSSCAGLVCGLFGVTASGIGVGGLPAILSIQTRYWSVFGAAMMVAIVIPLVLTIAIYKRKQASGKLLVV
- the treF gene encoding alpha,alpha-trehalase TreF, with amino-acid sequence MITVNSNTKERYSKTIEKFLNDNHRENWLNLYYHFSALDYQNPVLTPADLYQELFHAVQLARVFPDGKTFADCTAKMAPELILEQYRARSSLPDFNLALFVHEHFYTPYVNESNYVSDSPKSLQKHIEDLWPILTKVSVKNEYSSLLDLPYPYIVPGGRFGETFYWDSYFAMLGFVDSGRPDLLKDMTDNFAWLIDQYGHIPNGNRTYFLSRSHPPVFSLMLELIEEKGLANADDYIEQLLREYSFWMEGSNKIVPGQALRHVVALDDGSILNRYWDERDSPRDESWAEDIETANISGREHREVYRELRSAAASGWDFSSRWLDETNLLSSIRTTAFIPIDLNAFLFNLERKISEILLRTGKTNQSKEFRSIYLRRKKAINKHLWDSASGVYRDYDWENKCFGAFSAASLTPFFVKMSSEKKAHSSVQAVRNTLLTPGGILSTALDTGEQWDKPNAWAPLQWMAVIGFENYGEKELAQEIATNWIHTVDQFYQKHHKLVEKYDITNKESLPGGGGEYPLQDGFAWTNGVTYQLLMRYSN
- the treC gene encoding alpha,alpha-phosphotrehalase, producing the protein MKNDIHWWQNGVIYQIYPRSFQDSTGNGIGDINGITRRLDYLQWLGVSAIWLTPIYSSPQIDNGYDVADYYDIDPLFGTMEDFDNLIAAAHERQIKVVMDMVFNHTSTQHAWFKSAAGDRLSPWRDFYIWRDGKGALPPNNWHSKFGGSAWQWHEESQQYYLHSFSPEQADLNWENPDVRNALKAVCHFWADKGIDGLRLDVINLVSKHPDFPDDHEGDGRRYYTDGPAIHDFLEEMSRDVFQPRGLMTVGEMSSTQLAHCQRYARLDGKELSMTFNFHHLKIDYDEGKKWNRGTPDRVHLKKIFAEWQRGMHGLAWNALFWCNHDQPRIVSRLGDDGPLREVSAKMLAMVLHGMQGTPYIFQGEEIGMTDPHFKHIDHYRDVESLNIYQTLIAAGISEEHVLAILEKKSRDNSRTPVQWDNSVNAGFTSGKSWIDVAENYDVINVEQERLNEQSVLNTYRRLIALRKSLPVLTLGDYTDMDPLSERIWCYKREDKDNSLLVLANLTPDTVAIDDYFGEEERWRLLYGNYDSTQDSVDSLRPYECMWWIK
- a CDS encoding cupin domain-containing protein — translated: MISKENAEHYIWGDNCDGWYLLNRQDMLIIHEKMPPYTHEKRHFHSVSRQFFYVLEGNLTMELEGVKHEIKARQGVEIPPGAKHQARNDSALPVEFIVISHPTTRGDRFDLSAC